The Gammaproteobacteria bacterium sequence TATTGAACGATTACCGTGTAGCGTTGACCGGCCACCGCAGCGGGTAGCGTAATCGTGATGTTTGCAGCCGTTACGCACTTCTGCAAGGCCCGTTGGATAGGTCAATCGTGACCGCGCCAGCCGTTACCGTGGGGGTGAACGGGACGCCGTTTAACTTGATGAAGTCACAATCGGAAATGCGGGCTTGCGTGATGTAGAGAGCGCCTGGGCCGTTGAGTCGC is a genomic window containing:
- a CDS encoding hypothetical protein (Evidence 5 : Unknown function), whose product is MLTRNKAQPPTGIDAPLLARWLLEWFARLNGPGALYITQARISDCDFIKLNGVPFTPTVTAGAVTIDLSNGPCRSA